The following are from one region of the Sandaracinus amylolyticus genome:
- a CDS encoding ubiquinone biosynthesis protein COQ4 encodes MHDTSSAHKKPLRPWDAAPAMWRLLRDPDDTRHVFTIIEALSFRELERTRDRMRRSADGRRILRERPDLLVSLRDRAALAAMPEGSLGRAYLAFLDAEGITADGLVSASIEGSTDTAPASGDEAELFYVGDRLRDTHDLWHVVTGYHGDLLGEASLLAFSFAQTGTPGVGFIAAMGWLKAAALAARELIVGGYHRGRTAAWLPEQPWETMLALPLSEVRARLRIAPPPPYEPLRTRDIEPGSLARWERTERPLAA; translated from the coding sequence ATGCACGACACGTCGAGCGCACACAAGAAGCCGCTGCGGCCCTGGGATGCCGCGCCAGCGATGTGGCGTCTGCTGCGCGACCCCGACGACACGCGGCACGTCTTCACGATCATCGAGGCGCTCTCGTTCCGCGAGCTCGAGCGCACCCGCGATCGCATGCGCCGCAGCGCCGACGGCCGTCGCATCCTCCGCGAGCGCCCCGATCTGCTGGTCTCGTTGCGCGATCGCGCCGCGCTCGCCGCGATGCCCGAGGGCAGCCTCGGCCGCGCCTACTTGGCGTTCCTCGACGCCGAGGGCATCACCGCGGACGGCCTCGTCTCCGCGAGCATCGAAGGCTCCACCGACACCGCGCCGGCGAGCGGCGACGAGGCCGAGCTCTTCTACGTCGGCGATCGCCTGCGCGACACCCACGACCTCTGGCACGTCGTCACCGGCTATCACGGCGATCTGCTGGGCGAGGCCTCGCTCCTCGCGTTCTCGTTCGCGCAGACCGGCACGCCGGGCGTCGGCTTCATCGCCGCGATGGGCTGGCTCAAGGCCGCGGCCCTCGCGGCGCGCGAGCTGATCGTCGGCGGCTATCACCGCGGCCGCACCGCGGCGTGGCTGCCCGAGCAGCCCTGGGAGACGATGCTCGCGCTGCCGCTCTCCGAGGTCCGCGCGCGCCTCCGCATCGCGCCGCCGCCGCCGTACGAGCCGCTGCGCACCCGCGACATCGAGCCCGGCAGCCTCGCGCGCTGGGAGCGCACCGAGCGCCCGCTCGCGGCCTGA
- a CDS encoding TetR/AcrR family transcriptional regulator: MTSRATKKRTKKAESVAPPRVRRSAEDARRAILDAAEVRLAERGPDSIRLQDVARAVGMSHSTVLHHFGSREALLEAVVRRAMERLTDDMLTSFAAGEDARDPAAMLERVFAAFGGGQARMLSWLRLTGIDVNVDERYLLDVARAAHGLRPEGTDGKKPPFEDTLFTMMLASLAAYADGIAGEPTRRSAGLGDDPAAAKRFRTWLAHLLSTHLG; encoded by the coding sequence GTGACGAGCAGGGCGACCAAGAAGCGGACGAAGAAGGCGGAGAGCGTCGCGCCGCCGCGGGTGCGTCGCTCGGCGGAGGACGCCCGGCGCGCGATCCTCGATGCGGCCGAGGTGCGCCTCGCGGAGCGCGGGCCCGACTCGATCCGTCTCCAGGACGTCGCGCGCGCGGTCGGGATGTCGCACTCGACGGTGCTGCATCACTTCGGCAGCCGCGAGGCGCTGCTCGAGGCGGTCGTGCGCCGCGCGATGGAGCGCCTCACCGACGACATGCTCACGTCGTTCGCGGCGGGCGAGGACGCGCGCGATCCCGCGGCGATGCTCGAGCGCGTGTTCGCGGCGTTCGGCGGCGGTCAGGCGCGCATGCTGAGCTGGCTGCGGCTCACCGGGATCGACGTGAACGTCGACGAGCGCTACCTGCTCGACGTCGCGCGCGCCGCGCACGGGCTGCGCCCCGAGGGCACCGACGGGAAGAAGCCGCCCTTCGAGGACACGCTCTTCACGATGATGCTCGCGAGCCTCGCGGCGTACGCCGATGGCATCGCGGGCGAGCCGACGCGAAGGAGCGCGGGGCTGGGTGACGATCCGGCGGCGGCCAAGCGCTTCCGCACCTGGCTCGCCCACCTGCTCTCCACCCACCTCGGCTGA
- a CDS encoding purple acid phosphatase family protein, producing MSPRASILAIAITLGIVSTAHAQRAPYLQSPTETSIVVRWRSTSAQTSTVCWGTSPSALTNRAGSGSATDHTVRITGLTPDTQYYYATAQSTCPPASAGDARDTFRTAPRRGTARPFRMWVVGDSGTGDGNQRAVRDAMLGATSGRRPDLFLHMGDMAYNSGTTGEFDSRFFAMYSDILRQTPCWPTMGNHEGSSSDSATQSGPYYDAYTLPTDGSAGGLPSGTEAYYAFDWANVHFVVLDSHESPRGTTGAMLRWLDEDLAATDATWVIAYFHHPPYTDGTHDSDTERQHIDMRQNALPILEAHGVDLVLGGHSHIYERSYLVRGAFDTPTTAGGHLVDTGDGQLDGDGPYRSGTEGTLYVVAGHGGASVGGDAAHPVMFFSETEHGSCIIDVDGEQLTLRNIRGDGAETDHVTLMKRDGLFLARPSGGERYLAGGVVPIAWASVGEVGAVTIEASLDGGATWTTLAERTENDGMHDWTTPRRESEHVRVRIRESDVPTNVDESEDFVLAASARDTVIAFGDVWQYSDDDTAHADGWQTGAGGTWPEGRGELGYGDGDEATELRDATPNIPTVYFRRRIELGSEVDFARVRATYDDGIAIFVNGTQVASALVDDLAHEAWATSGAGDEATLDSTLDLAAGNPFVVGENWIAAVVKQSNATSSDLSFDLELELGLRVEIEPEMDGGVAPGEDAGAIDGAIVRVDGSNGVDGATEVEPTSSGCGCRAAGRGDGRAATWAGVIAMLAFVVRRRR from the coding sequence ATGAGCCCACGCGCTTCGATCCTCGCGATCGCGATCACGCTGGGGATCGTGTCCACCGCGCACGCGCAGCGCGCGCCGTACCTGCAGAGCCCGACCGAGACGTCGATCGTCGTTCGGTGGCGCAGCACGAGCGCGCAGACCTCGACGGTGTGCTGGGGCACGTCGCCGAGCGCGCTCACGAATCGCGCGGGCAGCGGCTCGGCGACCGATCACACGGTGCGCATCACCGGCCTGACGCCCGACACGCAGTACTACTACGCGACCGCGCAGAGCACGTGCCCGCCCGCGAGCGCCGGCGACGCGCGCGACACGTTCCGCACCGCGCCCCGCCGCGGCACCGCGCGCCCGTTCCGCATGTGGGTGGTCGGCGACTCGGGCACCGGCGACGGCAACCAGCGCGCGGTGCGCGACGCGATGCTCGGCGCGACGAGCGGTCGTCGTCCCGACCTGTTCCTGCACATGGGGGACATGGCCTACAACTCGGGCACGACGGGCGAGTTCGACTCGCGCTTCTTCGCGATGTACTCGGACATCCTGCGCCAGACGCCGTGCTGGCCGACGATGGGCAACCACGAGGGATCGAGCTCCGACTCCGCGACGCAGAGCGGCCCTTATTACGACGCGTACACGCTGCCGACCGACGGCAGCGCGGGCGGTCTGCCGAGCGGCACCGAGGCCTACTACGCGTTCGACTGGGCCAACGTTCACTTCGTCGTGCTCGACTCGCACGAGAGCCCGCGCGGCACCACGGGCGCGATGCTGCGCTGGCTCGACGAGGACCTCGCGGCGACCGACGCGACGTGGGTGATCGCGTACTTCCATCACCCTCCGTACACCGACGGAACGCACGACTCGGACACCGAGCGCCAGCACATCGACATGCGCCAGAACGCGCTGCCGATCCTCGAGGCGCACGGCGTCGATCTCGTGCTCGGTGGACACTCGCACATCTACGAGCGCAGCTATCTGGTGCGCGGCGCGTTCGACACGCCGACCACCGCGGGCGGCCATCTCGTCGACACCGGCGACGGCCAGCTCGACGGCGACGGCCCCTATCGCAGCGGCACCGAGGGCACGCTCTACGTGGTCGCGGGCCACGGCGGTGCGAGCGTCGGCGGAGACGCGGCGCATCCCGTGATGTTCTTCAGCGAGACCGAGCACGGCAGCTGCATCATCGACGTCGACGGAGAGCAGCTCACGCTGCGCAACATCCGCGGCGACGGCGCGGAGACCGATCACGTCACGCTGATGAAGCGCGACGGGCTCTTCCTCGCGCGGCCGAGCGGCGGCGAGCGCTACCTCGCGGGCGGCGTGGTGCCGATCGCGTGGGCGAGCGTGGGTGAGGTCGGAGCGGTGACGATCGAGGCCTCGCTCGACGGCGGCGCGACGTGGACGACGCTCGCCGAGCGCACCGAGAACGACGGCATGCACGACTGGACCACGCCGCGCCGCGAGAGCGAGCACGTGCGGGTGCGCATCCGCGAGAGCGACGTCCCGACGAACGTCGACGAGAGCGAGGACTTCGTGCTCGCCGCGTCGGCGCGCGACACCGTGATCGCGTTCGGCGACGTGTGGCAGTACTCCGACGACGACACCGCGCACGCCGATGGATGGCAGACCGGCGCGGGCGGCACGTGGCCCGAAGGTCGCGGCGAGCTCGGCTACGGCGACGGTGACGAAGCGACGGAGCTGCGCGACGCGACGCCGAACATCCCGACCGTGTACTTCCGTCGCCGCATCGAGCTCGGGAGCGAGGTGGACTTCGCGCGGGTGCGCGCGACCTACGACGACGGCATCGCGATCTTCGTGAACGGCACGCAGGTCGCGTCGGCGCTGGTCGACGATCTCGCGCACGAGGCGTGGGCGACCAGCGGCGCGGGCGACGAGGCGACGCTCGACTCGACGCTCGATCTCGCCGCGGGCAATCCGTTCGTCGTGGGCGAGAACTGGATCGCGGCGGTCGTGAAGCAGTCGAACGCGACCTCGAGCGACCTCTCGTTCGATCTCGAGCTCGAGCTCGGGCTGCGCGTGGAGATCGAGCCCGAGATGGACGGCGGCGTCGCGCCGGGTGAGGACGCGGGCGCGATCGACGGCGCGATCGTGCGTGTGGATGGATCGAACGGCGTCGATGGCGCGACCGAGGTCGAGCCGACGTCGAGTGGGTGCGGGTGTCGTGCGGCCGGTCGCGGTGATGGGCGCGCCGCGACGTGGGCCGGCGTGATCGCGATGCTCGCCTTCGTGGTGCGACGGCGGCGGTGA